From the Maioricimonas rarisocia genome, one window contains:
- a CDS encoding permease prefix domain 1-containing protein gives MTEHDFDRFLTALTRQLRLKPEQKVAISDELRDHFEERMRGLILEGVPHDEAVRRALEEFGDAVGLARQFTSLSLRPARRWIMRCTLATAVAGAAVLLMLNAFTPQPEGPPLIGQLTADDGPAAETTAAPTDLGMVYVAPATYIPAPLTQPAEFDFVDTQLEDALALIAEQHGLNIILEKPALAEVGIEPDEFITATANGDPLYLLLNRMFDNIHGVTLAWLQEDEVLKVTTAEVARGDDRMVTRTYPVGDLLKTISEEQLLEAIQAGLEGPWMAPHGIGGTLTLIGNVLTVRQSQEMQSQVQALLAGLRTSAPIVAVIEPPEHETILRALDQPTELDFHHIPLADVAETVSDLHEIPVRIDVPALAEVGIEPNQEVSITVSGIRLRSALKILSESADLQGVSVRFIPWNGVLWLTTAEVAEGDDYLLPRIYDLSPFASGPALLEQFMGLLQNETEGPWLDVDGVGGVVVPLGDGRLLVRHTHKAHAEVARLLAAHREALTVGEPVPAPDPDELVTEYYTMDASTAEDLLATIPGLVARGTWFADNTDDVLHGLKPDHPARRRIDSTGRLYKVAAGTRQMHVAAPPTADRKEGPPPPSGEVVVVPQAVLIVTHTRDVQKQVRKLLETIDKQTATFENSSFSGGELGGGFGGGGGGGAGFFSLPTE, from the coding sequence ATGACCGAACACGATTTCGACCGATTTCTGACAGCACTGACACGCCAGCTGCGGCTCAAGCCGGAGCAGAAGGTGGCGATCAGTGATGAATTGCGTGACCACTTCGAAGAACGAATGCGCGGGCTGATCCTCGAAGGGGTTCCCCACGACGAGGCTGTCCGCCGGGCTCTCGAGGAGTTCGGCGACGCAGTCGGCTTGGCCCGCCAGTTCACTTCTCTCTCACTTCGTCCAGCCAGGAGATGGATCATGCGGTGCACATTGGCCACAGCCGTTGCGGGCGCAGCAGTGCTGCTGATGCTCAACGCCTTCACCCCCCAGCCGGAAGGGCCGCCACTCATCGGTCAGCTGACCGCCGACGACGGTCCAGCGGCAGAGACAACAGCCGCTCCGACCGACCTCGGAATGGTGTACGTCGCTCCCGCGACCTACATCCCGGCGCCGCTCACCCAGCCGGCCGAGTTCGATTTCGTCGATACGCAACTTGAGGATGCCCTGGCACTCATCGCCGAACAGCACGGACTGAACATCATTCTCGAGAAACCGGCGCTGGCGGAAGTCGGCATCGAGCCGGACGAGTTCATCACCGCGACGGCCAACGGCGATCCGCTGTACCTTCTCCTGAATCGGATGTTCGACAACATCCATGGCGTGACGCTCGCCTGGCTGCAGGAGGACGAAGTCCTTAAAGTCACCACGGCTGAAGTGGCCCGGGGTGACGATCGCATGGTGACCCGCACCTACCCGGTCGGCGATCTCCTCAAAACGATCTCGGAAGAACAACTCCTGGAAGCGATTCAGGCCGGTCTTGAGGGTCCGTGGATGGCCCCGCACGGGATCGGTGGAACGTTAACGCTGATCGGCAATGTCCTCACGGTCAGGCAGTCGCAAGAGATGCAGTCGCAGGTTCAGGCACTGCTGGCTGGTCTGCGAACCTCAGCCCCGATCGTCGCCGTCATAGAGCCCCCCGAGCACGAAACCATCCTTCGGGCTCTCGATCAACCGACTGAACTCGACTTTCACCACATCCCGCTCGCCGATGTTGCAGAGACGGTTTCTGACCTGCATGAGATCCCCGTCCGCATCGATGTCCCGGCACTGGCGGAGGTCGGCATCGAGCCGAATCAGGAGGTCTCGATCACTGTCAGCGGCATCCGGCTCCGCTCGGCCCTCAAGATCCTGAGCGAATCGGCCGACCTGCAGGGCGTCTCTGTCCGATTCATCCCCTGGAATGGCGTCCTGTGGCTGACGACCGCAGAGGTCGCCGAAGGGGACGACTACCTGCTCCCGCGTATCTACGACCTGTCTCCGTTCGCATCCGGCCCCGCACTGCTCGAACAGTTCATGGGACTGCTCCAGAATGAGACGGAGGGTCCGTGGCTCGATGTGGACGGCGTCGGCGGAGTTGTTGTGCCCCTGGGGGACGGACGCCTTCTTGTTCGTCACACTCACAAGGCTCATGCAGAAGTTGCCCGCCTGCTCGCCGCTCATCGCGAAGCACTGACGGTTGGCGAACCCGTTCCGGCCCCCGATCCCGACGAGCTCGTCACCGAGTATTACACGATGGACGCCTCGACCGCCGAGGATCTGCTCGCGACCATCCCCGGGCTGGTCGCACGCGGAACCTGGTTCGCCGACAATACAGACGACGTTCTCCACGGCCTGAAACCAGATCACCCTGCACGAAGAAGAATCGATTCGACTGGGCGGTTGTACAAGGTCGCCGCCGGCACCCGCCAGATGCACGTCGCCGCTCCGCCGACGGCAGACAGGAAAGAAGGGCCGCCGCCCCCCAGTGGCGAGGTTGTCGTTGTCCCGCAGGCAGTCCTGATCGTCACGCACACACGGGATGTCCAGAAGCAGGTGCGGAAGCTGCTCGAAACAATCGACAAACAGACCGCGACCTTCGAGAACAGCAGCTTTTCGGGTGGCGAACTCGGTGGCGGATTCGGTGGTGGTGGTGGAGGCGGTGCCGGTTTCTTCTCGCTCCCGACCGAATAG
- a CDS encoding LolA family protein: MQNPRSFTLALLAIAMLAAVISQTTVATALQNDDGGDSAAESKESPAEQSPDVLAKVDAEARRLLTEARDRLFQYSSVQARIAEQVSFPGRKFNAEGTYIAGPFPALRLEYEVQVGRTTGKLLQVCDGQILRTRREIGQVGGSADPAADALSDGARSTIQVTRRDIQQILRATQHRQQVPEAVLAAELGLGGLPALLAAIEKSMTFDAIRTEEFDGRDYRVIQGRWSDAFMATLNEQLRTGVPGMQQFIPDRVRIYLDAENLFPGRILYLKESSSDGERRTYRPLLSLEFRDVVINAPVDPDTFRYQAPPGVDEVDETKEYLKLIEGADIATEDASAGNGSAAP; encoded by the coding sequence ATGCAGAACCCGCGCAGCTTCACTCTCGCCCTGCTGGCCATCGCGATGCTGGCCGCCGTGATCTCGCAGACCACGGTGGCGACAGCACTTCAGAACGATGATGGCGGCGATTCGGCCGCTGAATCGAAGGAATCTCCGGCCGAACAGAGTCCCGACGTCCTGGCCAAGGTCGATGCCGAAGCACGGCGACTGCTGACCGAAGCCCGCGATCGGCTGTTCCAGTACAGCTCGGTGCAGGCCCGGATCGCCGAACAGGTCTCCTTCCCCGGCCGAAAGTTCAATGCCGAAGGAACTTACATCGCCGGCCCCTTCCCCGCCCTGCGGCTGGAATACGAGGTCCAGGTGGGCCGCACGACCGGTAAGCTGCTGCAGGTGTGCGATGGGCAGATCCTGCGGACCCGTCGGGAGATCGGTCAGGTGGGGGGCAGCGCCGATCCGGCCGCGGACGCACTTTCCGACGGGGCCCGCTCGACAATCCAGGTGACCCGGCGGGACATTCAGCAGATTCTCCGGGCGACCCAGCATCGGCAGCAGGTTCCCGAAGCGGTCCTGGCGGCCGAACTCGGTCTGGGTGGACTCCCCGCCCTGCTCGCCGCCATCGAAAAGTCGATGACGTTTGACGCCATCCGGACCGAGGAGTTCGACGGACGCGACTATCGCGTCATTCAGGGCCGATGGTCGGACGCCTTCATGGCGACGCTCAACGAGCAGTTGCGAACCGGCGTGCCCGGCATGCAGCAGTTCATTCCCGACCGCGTCCGCATCTATCTCGACGCCGAGAATCTGTTTCCCGGCCGGATCCTGTACCTGAAGGAATCGTCGAGCGACGGCGAACGCCGCACCTACCGCCCGTTACTGTCACTCGAATTTCGGGATGTCGTCATCAATGCCCCGGTCGATCCAGACACGTTTCGTTACCAGGCTCCTCCAGGTGTCGACGAAGTGGACGAGACCAAAGAGTACCTGAAGCTGATCGAAGGAGCCGACATCGCGACCGAGGATGCGTCTGCCGGGAACGGATCGGCGGCGCCGTAG
- the ltrA gene encoding group II intron reverse transcriptase/maturase, giving the protein MEEVTQPENLNRAYRRVKANRGAPGVDGMTIAELPGWIAEHTQEFIARLLDGSYQPQPVRGVEIPKPGGGMRQLGIPTVVDRLVQQAILQVLEPILDPTFSDSSYGFRPRRSAHQAVQQASEYVAEGRTIVVDMDLEKFFDRVNHDILMARLARRVADKRLLRIVRRFLEAGLLQNGVCVARHEGTPQGGPLSPLLANRLLDDLDRELERRGHKFCRYADDCNIYVQSQAAGERVLTSLTMFLEGKLRLRVNREKSAVAVVSERKFLGYRLLSDGRRTIAPASLRRARQRIRQITRRNRGISFERMIGEVNSFTTGWVTYFRHAVARSPLRKLDGWIRRKLRCVRLKQRKRAKSIAIFLQSLGVPWNQSWTTATCGKGWWRKSGTPSAHHGMSNQWFDTQGYQSLEVRYLSLQH; this is encoded by the coding sequence ATGGAGGAGGTGACGCAGCCAGAGAATCTGAACCGAGCGTATCGACGCGTGAAAGCGAACCGGGGGGCTCCCGGAGTGGATGGGATGACCATCGCCGAGTTGCCCGGCTGGATCGCAGAGCACACACAGGAATTCATCGCCCGGCTTCTGGACGGGAGCTATCAGCCACAACCGGTTCGCGGGGTCGAGATCCCCAAGCCGGGCGGCGGAATGCGACAACTGGGCATCCCGACGGTGGTGGACCGGCTCGTCCAGCAGGCGATCCTGCAAGTGCTCGAACCGATCCTGGACCCCACTTTTTCGGACTCCAGCTACGGCTTCCGGCCGCGACGCAGCGCCCATCAGGCGGTGCAACAGGCCAGCGAGTATGTGGCGGAGGGACGCACCATTGTGGTGGACATGGACCTCGAGAAGTTCTTTGATCGGGTGAACCATGACATCCTGATGGCCCGTCTGGCCCGACGGGTCGCCGACAAGCGCCTTCTGCGGATCGTCCGCCGCTTCCTGGAAGCCGGGCTGCTGCAGAACGGGGTGTGCGTCGCCCGACACGAAGGGACACCGCAGGGTGGACCACTCTCACCGTTGCTGGCCAACCGGCTGCTGGATGATCTGGACCGGGAACTGGAACGACGGGGACACAAGTTCTGCCGCTACGCCGACGACTGCAACATCTACGTGCAGTCTCAGGCGGCCGGTGAACGGGTACTGACCTCACTGACCATGTTTCTGGAAGGGAAACTTCGTCTGCGTGTCAATCGCGAGAAAAGTGCGGTGGCGGTGGTGAGCGAACGCAAGTTCCTCGGCTACCGGCTGCTCTCCGATGGTCGCCGGACGATCGCTCCCGCCAGTCTCCGGCGTGCCAGGCAGCGTATCCGGCAGATCACGCGCCGGAATCGAGGCATCAGCTTCGAGCGGATGATCGGTGAAGTGAATTCGTTCACGACCGGATGGGTGACCTACTTCCGCCATGCGGTGGCCCGGTCGCCTCTGCGGAAACTGGACGGGTGGATTCGCCGCAAACTCCGCTGCGTGCGGCTCAAGCAACGCAAGCGCGCGAAATCGATTGCTATCTTTCTGCAATCGCTGGGCGTCCCCTGGAACCAATCCTGGACGACGGCGACCTGCGGCAAGGGCTGGTGGCGCAAGTCGGGTACGCCCTCGGCGCATCACGGAATGAGCAACCAGTGGTTCGACACTCAAGGCTACCAGAGCCTCGAAGTCAGATACCTGTCGTTACAACATTGA
- a CDS encoding PadR family transcriptional regulator has protein sequence MAMPSIKPEVSAMDAFSPELLRGSLDLMVLAVLTDGPKYGYLIQQRLKESSGERLQVQAGTLYPILHRLEQDRLVQASWDESTGRRRKWYELTTAGRQRLTSRVQEWNDFVACIQGVIGNVAEVPPQPS, from the coding sequence ATGGCCATGCCATCTATCAAGCCTGAGGTCTCCGCCATGGACGCATTCAGTCCCGAACTTCTCCGCGGCAGTCTCGACCTGATGGTCCTCGCCGTGCTGACGGACGGGCCCAAGTACGGCTACCTCATCCAGCAGCGGCTGAAGGAATCGAGCGGCGAACGGCTGCAGGTGCAGGCGGGAACGCTGTATCCGATTCTGCACCGGCTCGAACAGGACCGGCTCGTCCAGGCGTCCTGGGACGAATCGACCGGCCGCCGTCGCAAGTGGTACGAGCTGACCACCGCCGGCCGACAGAGACTCACCAGCCGCGTTCAGGAGTGGAATGACTTCGTCGCCTGCATTCAGGGGGTGATCGGCAACGTGGCGGAGGTTCCGCCGCAGCCGAGCTGA
- a CDS encoding DOMON domain-containing protein has translation MIVPPQFLFRARFPVRYVAGLPDSLDEGALLPSDCGIQGLGELESQSSNFDLRAAWNEHGLAFSVSVKGKTLPPLGNPDRPTESEGLFLWIDTRNTQDIHRASRYCHAFCCLPTGEGDDGKSPSVIQVAVPRAREDAPIHDSEEFLSRSVLREDGYDLTVFLPGSTLNGFRPAEQPEIGFYAMLDDAELDRLYLGVGDEFPYASDPSMWSTLQLNPAE, from the coding sequence ATGATTGTCCCTCCCCAGTTTCTCTTCCGGGCCCGCTTTCCGGTCCGGTACGTCGCCGGCCTGCCGGACTCCCTCGATGAGGGTGCGCTCCTGCCGTCCGACTGCGGGATTCAGGGACTGGGGGAACTCGAGTCGCAGAGTTCGAATTTCGACCTCCGTGCCGCCTGGAACGAGCATGGACTGGCGTTCTCGGTGTCCGTGAAAGGGAAGACGCTGCCTCCCCTGGGCAATCCGGACCGTCCGACCGAGTCGGAAGGGCTGTTCCTGTGGATCGACACCCGGAACACGCAGGACATCCACCGGGCCAGCCGCTACTGCCATGCGTTCTGCTGCCTCCCGACCGGCGAAGGAGATGATGGCAAGTCGCCCAGCGTGATCCAGGTGGCGGTGCCGCGGGCGCGCGAGGACGCTCCGATCCACGATTCGGAAGAGTTTCTGTCCCGTTCGGTGCTTCGGGAGGATGGCTACGACCTGACCGTCTTCCTGCCGGGAAGCACGCTGAACGGCTTCCGTCCGGCCGAGCAGCCGGAGATCGGCTTCTACGCCATGCTGGACGATGCCGAGCTCGACCGGCTGTATCTGGGAGTCGGCGACGAGTTCCCGTACGCCTCCGATCCGTCAATGTGGTCGACGCTGCAGCTCAATCCGGCAGAGTAG
- the leuB gene encoding 3-isopropylmalate dehydrogenase, which translates to MDARIVLLPGDGIGPEIIDQAELVLNAVAEKGGHALSFERCPIGGNAIDDFGDPLPEQTVEACRNSQAILLGAVGGPKWDDPTAKTRPEAGLLKIRRELKLFANLRPVKTFDCLMDSSPLKRSVLEGTDILFFRELTGGIYFGDSGRSTTETGEESAYSTMIYSTSEVERIVRLAAAAAMQRGKKLTSVDKANVLEVSRLWRQVAERVVKEEFPELEYEVVLVDAMAMHLISRPSTFDVVVTGNMFGDILTDEASMLPGSLGMLPSASLGESGPGLYEPIHGSAPDIAGKGIANPLATILAAAMMLRHSLGLEDEAADIERAVDAVLDAGHRTADLAGKGETSIGTVEMGQRVVEALQKA; encoded by the coding sequence GTGGACGCCCGTATCGTCTTGCTCCCTGGTGATGGCATTGGCCCGGAAATCATTGACCAGGCAGAACTTGTACTCAATGCCGTCGCCGAGAAGGGTGGCCACGCGCTCTCGTTCGAACGCTGCCCGATCGGCGGCAACGCCATCGATGATTTCGGCGATCCGCTTCCCGAGCAGACGGTCGAGGCCTGCCGGAACTCTCAGGCAATCCTGCTGGGTGCCGTTGGCGGCCCGAAGTGGGACGATCCGACCGCGAAAACCCGCCCGGAAGCTGGCCTGCTCAAGATCCGTCGCGAACTGAAGCTGTTCGCCAACCTGCGGCCCGTCAAGACGTTCGACTGCCTGATGGACTCGTCGCCGCTCAAGCGATCGGTTCTCGAAGGTACCGACATTCTGTTCTTCCGCGAACTGACGGGGGGCATCTACTTCGGCGACTCCGGGCGTTCGACCACCGAGACCGGCGAAGAGTCCGCCTACAGCACGATGATCTACTCCACGTCGGAAGTGGAACGAATCGTGCGTCTGGCCGCTGCCGCCGCGATGCAGCGGGGAAAGAAGCTCACCTCGGTCGACAAGGCGAACGTGCTGGAAGTTTCGCGGCTCTGGCGGCAGGTGGCCGAGCGGGTCGTGAAAGAGGAGTTTCCCGAGCTCGAGTACGAAGTCGTCCTCGTCGACGCGATGGCGATGCATCTGATTTCGCGGCCGTCGACTTTCGACGTCGTCGTGACCGGAAACATGTTCGGTGACATCCTGACCGACGAAGCCTCAATGCTGCCCGGTTCGCTGGGAATGCTGCCGTCCGCGTCGCTGGGTGAATCGGGGCCCGGCCTCTACGAACCGATCCACGGCTCGGCTCCCGACATTGCCGGCAAGGGGATCGCGAACCCGCTGGCGACGATCCTCGCGGCGGCGATGATGCTGCGTCATTCGCTGGGGCTGGAAGACGAAGCCGCCGACATCGAGCGGGCTGTCGACGCCGTCCTCGACGCGGGTCACCGCACCGCTGACCTGGCCGGGAAGGGTGAGACGTCGATCGGCACCGTCGAAATGGGGCAGCGGGTCGTCGAGGCGTTGCAGAAGGCTTGA
- a CDS encoding ammonium transporter: MKRWIALGPLVLMLALYGLGTSSPAWADDGADAAPTEEVIAVEEEAAETADPEAESESAPFEMDLAWETGYTINTLIMFICAVLVIFMQAGFAMVEVGLNSSKNTINILFKNVMDLSLGVLLYLFVGYGLMYPGGDYEGKWFGFGGSFVTRDAQMNDDGTWAEPPTAADETSPYASNSVDFLFQVAFAATAATIVSGAVAGRMKFASYLIYSMVLTGLIYPISGMWKWGGGALAAEGFADFAGSVVVHAVGGFAGLAGALALGPRHGRYTKDGRSVPIPGHNITFAALGVFILWVGWYGFNPGSQLTYYGAVNAEATTYIALTTTIAAATGAVAAMILAWILFGKPDVTMALNGALAGLVGITANCDQVSQISAIIIGGVAGLLVVAGIIALDKLKIDDPVGAFPVHGLCGVWGGIATGILGTAIPEGLDRTGYIMVQLKSTVIICAWAFVTMLALFYALKAAGILRVSPEEEQEGLDIGEHGMQAYTMS; this comes from the coding sequence ATGAAACGTTGGATTGCGCTCGGTCCGCTCGTCTTGATGCTGGCCCTCTACGGATTGGGAACTTCGTCGCCCGCATGGGCGGATGATGGAGCGGATGCGGCCCCGACCGAGGAAGTGATCGCGGTCGAAGAAGAAGCTGCTGAGACAGCGGATCCGGAAGCTGAGTCGGAGAGTGCTCCCTTCGAGATGGACCTCGCATGGGAAACGGGATACACGATCAACACGTTGATCATGTTCATCTGCGCGGTGCTGGTGATCTTCATGCAGGCCGGCTTCGCGATGGTCGAAGTGGGGCTGAACTCCTCGAAGAACACGATCAACATCCTGTTCAAGAACGTCATGGACCTCTCGCTGGGGGTTCTGCTCTATCTGTTCGTGGGGTACGGGCTGATGTATCCCGGGGGGGACTACGAAGGGAAGTGGTTTGGCTTCGGTGGATCGTTCGTTACGCGGGATGCCCAGATGAACGACGACGGCACCTGGGCCGAGCCGCCGACCGCTGCCGATGAAACCTCGCCGTACGCCAGTAACTCGGTCGACTTCCTGTTCCAGGTGGCGTTCGCCGCGACGGCAGCCACGATCGTTTCCGGTGCCGTGGCCGGTCGTATGAAGTTCGCCTCCTATCTGATCTACAGTATGGTGCTGACGGGTCTGATCTATCCGATCAGCGGCATGTGGAAGTGGGGTGGCGGAGCACTCGCTGCGGAGGGCTTCGCGGACTTCGCCGGTTCGGTGGTCGTCCACGCGGTGGGAGGATTTGCCGGTCTGGCCGGTGCCCTGGCTCTTGGCCCGAGGCATGGACGTTATACGAAAGACGGACGATCCGTCCCGATCCCCGGTCACAACATCACCTTCGCTGCACTGGGCGTGTTCATCCTGTGGGTCGGGTGGTATGGCTTCAACCCGGGTAGCCAGCTGACCTACTACGGTGCCGTCAACGCAGAAGCCACGACCTACATCGCCCTGACCACGACGATTGCTGCCGCCACCGGTGCGGTCGCCGCAATGATTCTCGCCTGGATCCTGTTCGGCAAGCCGGACGTCACGATGGCCCTCAACGGTGCCCTGGCTGGTCTGGTGGGTATCACCGCCAACTGCGATCAGGTCTCGCAGATCAGTGCGATCATCATCGGTGGTGTCGCGGGTCTGCTGGTGGTCGCCGGCATCATTGCTCTGGATAAGCTGAAGATCGACGATCCGGTCGGTGCCTTCCCCGTGCACGGTCTGTGCGGCGTGTGGGGTGGTATCGCGACCGGTATCCTCGGCACGGCGATTCCGGAAGGACTGGACCGGACCGGCTACATCATGGTCCAGCTCAAGTCGACCGTGATCATCTGTGCCTGGGCGTTCGTCACCATGCTGGCCCTGTTCTATGCCCTGAAGGCTGCCGGTATCCTCCGCGTCTCGCCTGAAGAAGAGCAGGAAGGCCTGGACATCGGCGAGCACGGCATGCAGGCCTACACGATGAGCTGA
- a CDS encoding D-TA family PLP-dependent enzyme, giving the protein MFVPPNEGARLMEDCYRIDDPNRILSPGLVLFRELVEANTDAMIEVAGGIERLRPHCKTHKMREVAEMQVARGITKHKAATFAEAEMLAQAGAKDVFLAYNIVGPNIARVVAYRKAFPDVRLSVTGDDVTCLDQLARAVSDAGTDVDVFLDIDPGRNRTGLRVGERARLLYRQIVDAKGLNPAGFHFYDGHQHHSSLEQRKAAIRSEWEPMLVFRNTLEGEGMPVPAIVCGGTPQFPVYASLRDRALELSPGTCIFHDAGYGEKCPDLEMFRPAVLVLTRVMSRPTENRVTFDVGTKAVASDPPMGTRVVLPEIPDAEQVLQNEEHLVVETALADEWKPGDHTLAIPRHICPTVALHRQVTVVSEGQIVDEWDVVARDRLLTV; this is encoded by the coding sequence ATGTTCGTCCCACCCAACGAAGGAGCCCGCCTGATGGAAGACTGTTACCGCATCGACGACCCCAATCGCATCCTCAGCCCAGGTCTGGTTCTGTTCCGCGAACTGGTCGAAGCAAACACCGACGCGATGATCGAAGTGGCCGGCGGTATCGAGCGGCTGCGGCCCCACTGCAAAACGCACAAGATGCGTGAAGTGGCCGAGATGCAGGTCGCTCGCGGCATCACCAAGCACAAGGCGGCGACGTTTGCCGAGGCGGAGATGCTCGCTCAGGCCGGCGCGAAGGACGTCTTTCTCGCCTACAACATCGTGGGACCGAACATCGCCCGCGTTGTCGCCTACCGGAAGGCGTTTCCCGATGTGCGGCTGTCGGTGACCGGCGACGATGTAACCTGCCTGGACCAGTTGGCGCGCGCCGTCAGCGACGCAGGGACCGATGTCGATGTCTTCCTCGATATCGATCCGGGGCGGAACCGAACCGGGCTGCGCGTGGGAGAACGAGCCCGGCTGCTGTACCGGCAGATTGTGGATGCGAAGGGGCTCAATCCGGCCGGATTCCACTTCTACGACGGGCACCAGCATCACTCGTCGCTGGAACAGCGAAAGGCGGCCATCCGCTCGGAATGGGAGCCGATGCTGGTCTTCCGCAATACGCTCGAGGGAGAAGGGATGCCGGTGCCGGCGATTGTCTGCGGAGGAACGCCGCAGTTTCCGGTGTACGCATCCCTCCGGGATCGGGCGCTCGAACTGAGCCCGGGGACGTGCATTTTTCACGATGCGGGCTACGGCGAGAAATGTCCCGATCTGGAGATGTTCCGCCCGGCCGTGCTGGTCCTGACCCGTGTGATGAGTCGTCCGACCGAAAATCGGGTGACGTTCGACGTCGGCACCAAGGCGGTCGCTTCCGATCCGCCGATGGGAACCCGCGTCGTGCTGCCCGAAATCCCCGATGCCGAGCAGGTCCTGCAGAACGAGGAGCACCTGGTCGTCGAGACGGCTCTGGCGGACGAGTGGAAGCCGGGAGATCACACGCTGGCGATCCCGCGACACATCTGTCCCACGGTCGCATTGCATCGTCAGGTGACGGTGGTGAGCGAAGGTCAGATCGTCGACGAGTGGGATGTGGTGGCACGGGATCGTCTTCTGACGGTCTGA